The proteins below come from a single Edaphobacter acidisoli genomic window:
- the ggt gene encoding gamma-glutamyltransferase yields MTESPRSRVLALLLAVAVPALAQPHSEQPVRARHAMVVTIQHNATDSGVAILKEGGNAIDAAVAVAFSLAVVYPQAGNIGGGGFMLIRMHDGTTHFLDYREEAPAAASTNMYLDAQGNVVPGMSTLGYKASGVPGTVAGLVYAQSHFGKLTLAQDMAPAIALATNGFVLTEQEADNLHAKNVTRFPVSAHIFQRDGNFYQPGDTFRQPELAETLRRIAADPDTFYKGAMAQEIATFEKANGGLITAADLAAYQVKDRAPILGNYRGYQVITAPPPSSGGLVLVEILNILSGYHLRKLGPDRSVGQVHIITEAFRRAYMDRADYLGDPDFTPQPVAQMTNPRYAAAWRKTISRTKPTPSADLVRPAGFMPPPPKMPPPAHESMQTTHFSIVDSEGNAVANTFTLNNTFGSGVTVAGLGFLLNDEMDDFASKQGVPNMYGLIQGPANAIAPFKRPLSAMTPTIITRKGQLRYVLGSPGGSTIITTVANDIISTIDNHLNIQQAADAPRFHHQYLPDRIDVEKKFPIKVVAQLRAMGYAVHRDAVADEHNPGVWGDSELIAIDPKTHELLGGHDNRHDYGKAEGY; encoded by the coding sequence GTGACCGAATCACCCCGGAGCAGAGTCCTCGCCCTGCTCCTCGCCGTCGCCGTCCCCGCGCTTGCCCAGCCCCACTCCGAGCAGCCCGTCCGCGCCCGCCACGCGATGGTCGTCACCATCCAGCACAACGCCACCGACTCCGGCGTAGCCATCCTCAAGGAAGGCGGCAACGCCATCGACGCCGCCGTCGCGGTGGCCTTCTCCCTCGCCGTCGTCTACCCGCAGGCCGGAAACATCGGCGGCGGCGGCTTCATGCTCATCCGCATGCACGACGGCACCACCCACTTCCTCGACTACCGCGAAGAGGCTCCCGCCGCCGCCAGCACCAACATGTACCTCGACGCCCAGGGCAACGTCGTCCCCGGCATGTCCACCCTCGGCTACAAGGCCAGCGGAGTTCCCGGCACCGTCGCCGGCCTCGTCTACGCCCAGAGCCACTTCGGCAAGCTCACCCTCGCCCAGGACATGGCCCCCGCCATCGCCCTCGCCACCAACGGCTTCGTCCTCACCGAGCAGGAAGCCGACAACCTCCACGCCAAGAACGTCACCAGGTTCCCCGTCTCCGCCCACATCTTCCAGCGCGACGGCAACTTCTACCAGCCCGGCGACACCTTCCGCCAACCCGAGCTCGCCGAGACCCTCCGCCGCATCGCCGCCGACCCCGACACCTTCTACAAAGGCGCGATGGCACAGGAGATCGCCACCTTCGAGAAGGCCAACGGCGGCCTCATCACCGCCGCCGACCTCGCCGCCTACCAGGTCAAGGACCGCGCGCCGATCCTCGGCAACTACCGCGGCTACCAGGTCATCACCGCCCCGCCACCGTCCTCCGGCGGCCTCGTCCTTGTCGAGATCCTCAACATCCTCTCCGGCTACCACCTCCGGAAGCTCGGCCCCGACCGCAGCGTCGGCCAGGTCCACATCATCACCGAAGCCTTCCGTCGCGCCTACATGGACCGCGCCGACTATCTCGGTGACCCCGACTTCACCCCGCAACCCGTCGCCCAGATGACCAACCCGCGCTACGCCGCCGCCTGGCGCAAGACCATCAGCCGCACCAAACCCACGCCCAGCGCAGACCTCGTCCGCCCCGCAGGCTTCATGCCGCCCCCGCCGAAGATGCCGCCGCCCGCGCACGAATCCATGCAGACGACGCACTTCTCCATCGTCGACTCCGAAGGCAACGCCGTCGCCAACACCTTCACCCTCAACAACACCTTCGGCTCCGGCGTCACCGTCGCGGGCCTCGGCTTCCTGCTCAACGACGAGATGGACGACTTCGCCTCCAAGCAAGGCGTCCCGAACATGTACGGCCTCATTCAAGGCCCGGCGAACGCCATCGCCCCCTTCAAGCGCCCGCTCTCCGCGATGACCCCGACCATCATCACGCGCAAGGGCCAGCTCCGCTACGTCCTCGGCTCACCCGGCGGCTCGACCATCATCACCACCGTCGCCAACGACATCATCAGCACCATCGACAACCACCTGAACATCCAGCAGGCCGCCGACGCCCCACGCTTCCATCACCAATACCTGCCCGACCGCATCGACGTCGAGAAGAAGTTTCCCATCAAAGTCGTCGCACAACTCCGCGCGATGGGCTACGCCGTTCACCGCGACGCCGTCGCCGACGAGCACAACCCCGGAGTCTGGGGCGACAGCGAGCTGATCGCCATCGACCCCAAAACCCACGAGCTGCTAGGCGGCCACGACAACCGCCACGACTACGGCAAAGCCGAAGGCTATTGA
- a CDS encoding 4-(cytidine 5'-diphospho)-2-C-methyl-D-erythritol kinase: protein MTTTVRSYSKINLGLAIGPVRGDGFHGLATMYQTLGLHDLVTVSARMLGAGAASRISLTTNDKRVPVDARNTCWKMVERALGRLGLAAEVAIHIEKRLPVQGGMGAGSANAAAALLGLERELGFALPGAERLRLAGEVGSDVPLFLLGGAVLGLGRGEMVFAMPDFPRTWCVVAVPEVGVSTPQAFRDWDALASGAKAPSSHSGVYGTAEAVPLTAPGDESGFQPSEISGHPEPGASPQAGIKRAFGPESLASSTLPRAALRENRGLTSVPAVDRLEMLSLAYASLSAPVGARTGDGKAGTSGIVRVEVPDLKQVESDRGQTTAMNDLAEDALLALVRTGIGNRGLQNDFEDVVFPKHPSLRQIKRQLMGDGSAGSGGTAVYAALSGSGSALFGLYRSEADAVAAQRRVQESGCKALLTTTLPRTDYWREMFAE from the coding sequence ATGACGACGACGGTTCGTTCGTATTCGAAGATCAATCTTGGGCTGGCGATTGGGCCGGTGCGCGGGGATGGGTTTCATGGGCTGGCGACGATGTATCAGACGCTGGGGCTGCATGACCTGGTGACGGTGTCGGCTCGAATGCTGGGTGCGGGCGCGGCTTCGCGGATTTCTTTGACGACGAACGATAAGCGCGTGCCGGTGGATGCGCGGAATACCTGCTGGAAGATGGTGGAGCGGGCGCTTGGGCGGCTGGGGTTGGCGGCTGAGGTTGCTATCCATATAGAGAAGCGGCTGCCAGTGCAGGGTGGGATGGGGGCTGGGTCGGCGAATGCAGCGGCGGCTTTGCTTGGGTTGGAACGGGAGCTTGGGTTTGCTTTGCCGGGGGCTGAGCGACTGCGGCTGGCGGGCGAGGTGGGGTCGGATGTGCCTCTGTTTTTGCTGGGTGGAGCGGTGCTGGGGCTGGGGCGTGGGGAGATGGTGTTTGCTATGCCGGATTTTCCGCGGACGTGGTGTGTGGTGGCGGTTCCGGAGGTGGGGGTTTCGACGCCGCAGGCTTTTCGGGATTGGGATGCTTTGGCCTCAGGGGCTAAAGCCCCTTCTTCACACAGTGGAGTTTACGGCACCGCTGAAGCCGTGCCCTTAACGGCACCCGGCGATGAGTCGGGCTTTCAGCCCTCTGAAATCTCTGGTCACCCTGAACCTGGGGCTTCGCCCCAGGCTGGTATAAAACGGGCCTTCGGCCCTGAAAGCTTGGCCAGTTCTACTCTTCCGAGAGCTGCTTTACGGGAGAATCGTGGGTTGACTTCCGTTCCTGCGGTCGATAGACTTGAGATGTTGAGTCTTGCTTATGCGTCCCTGTCTGCCCCTGTTGGAGCGAGGACTGGCGATGGTAAAGCTGGAACATCCGGTATCGTTCGCGTTGAAGTGCCTGATTTGAAGCAGGTTGAGTCTGACAGAGGTCAGACAACGGCGATGAATGATCTGGCCGAGGATGCCCTTCTCGCGCTTGTCCGCACCGGGATTGGAAACCGTGGTCTTCAGAATGACTTTGAAGATGTGGTATTTCCTAAGCATCCCTCCTTGCGGCAGATCAAGCGTCAATTGATGGGTGATGGTTCGGCTGGCTCCGGCGGCACGGCTGTTTATGCTGCGCTTTCGGGTTCCGGGTCGGCGCTGTTTGGACTTTACCGGTCCGAGGCGGATGCAGTGGCGGCTCAACGGCGCGTTCAGGAGTCTGGGTGCAAGGCGTTACTAACGACTACGCTGCCCCGCACGGATTACTGGCGCGAGATGTTCGCGGAGTGA
- a CDS encoding ribose-phosphate diphosphokinase: MKEKSTSTAVLSPISEQAEETNSQPAQNNNAQAKTAAERKRTGRLGESKRIKIFCGSSNPALCEEICKFVGVPLGETRLQRFSDGEVHFQLLENVRGADVFLVQPTCWPVDQHLLELLIMMDALKRASAGRITVVIPYYGYARQDRKDRPRVAITSKLVADLLTTAGANRALLVDLHAAQIQGFFDIPVDHLFASPVLVSYFRELNLPNLTVVSPDAGGVERARFFAQKLEVPLAIVDKRRTDINVTEVMHVIGDVKGRTCLILDDIIDTAGTLVKTAEALLEQGAEKVYACATHPVLSGPAVERIANSRLEQVVVTNTIPLRDDAKALEKIKVLSIAGLLGRAIESIHMETSVSSLFN, encoded by the coding sequence GTGAAGGAAAAAAGCACGAGCACTGCGGTCCTTTCCCCTATTTCTGAGCAGGCTGAAGAGACAAACTCTCAGCCTGCTCAAAACAACAACGCGCAAGCGAAGACGGCCGCCGAGCGGAAGCGCACGGGCAGGCTGGGCGAGAGCAAGCGCATCAAGATTTTCTGCGGATCGTCGAACCCCGCGCTGTGCGAGGAGATCTGCAAGTTCGTCGGAGTGCCGCTGGGCGAGACCCGGTTGCAGAGATTCTCTGACGGCGAAGTGCATTTTCAGCTGCTCGAGAACGTTCGCGGCGCGGATGTGTTTCTGGTGCAGCCTACGTGTTGGCCGGTCGATCAGCACCTGCTTGAGTTGCTGATCATGATGGACGCGCTGAAGCGCGCGTCGGCCGGGCGCATCACGGTGGTGATTCCGTACTACGGCTATGCGCGGCAGGACCGCAAGGACCGGCCCCGTGTGGCGATTACGTCGAAGCTGGTTGCAGACCTGCTGACGACGGCTGGAGCGAATCGCGCGCTGCTGGTGGATTTGCATGCGGCGCAGATTCAGGGGTTCTTTGATATCCCGGTGGATCATCTGTTTGCCAGCCCGGTGCTGGTGAGCTACTTCCGGGAGTTGAATTTGCCGAACCTGACGGTGGTTTCGCCGGATGCGGGAGGCGTGGAGCGGGCGAGGTTTTTTGCCCAGAAGCTGGAAGTGCCGCTGGCCATTGTGGACAAGCGGCGCACGGACATTAATGTGACCGAGGTGATGCACGTGATCGGCGATGTGAAGGGCCGGACGTGCTTGATCCTCGACGACATTATTGACACCGCCGGTACGCTGGTGAAGACGGCGGAGGCGCTGCTGGAACAGGGCGCGGAGAAGGTTTATGCGTGCGCGACGCATCCGGTGCTGTCGGGGCCGGCTGTGGAACGCATCGCGAACTCACGACTGGAACAGGTCGTCGTGACGAATACGATTCCTTTGCGCGATGACGCGAAGGCGTTGGAGAAGATTAAGGTGCTTTCGATTGCGGGCCTGTTGGGACGCGCGATTGAGAGCATTCATATGGAGACCAGCGTTAGCTCGCTGTTCAACTAG
- a CDS encoding 50S ribosomal protein L25, whose amino-acid sequence MAGTTEAVVATPRTGKFNKNAARRVRVAGKIPAVVYGAGQDAVAVAVDPKVITKILHSESGHNSIFDLNVEGSAVVKAMIVDWQHEPIKGKLLHIDLKRIAMDKVMRVSVPIQLVGVAVGVKAQGGILEHVLREVEIECLPADIPSHLDVDISGLELHGLIRVKDLPHSGSIKFLEDEDTTVAHVTVIKEEAAPVAEEGAAAPTEPEVAKKGKTDEAAAAPAADAKKK is encoded by the coding sequence ATGGCAGGAACGACAGAAGCAGTAGTGGCGACTCCCCGCACAGGGAAGTTCAACAAGAATGCGGCGCGGCGTGTGCGCGTTGCAGGCAAGATTCCGGCTGTGGTGTATGGCGCGGGTCAGGATGCGGTTGCCGTTGCGGTTGACCCGAAGGTGATCACGAAGATTCTGCACTCGGAGTCTGGCCATAACTCGATCTTCGACCTGAACGTCGAAGGCTCGGCTGTGGTGAAGGCGATGATCGTGGACTGGCAGCATGAGCCGATCAAAGGCAAGCTGCTGCATATCGACCTGAAGCGGATTGCGATGGACAAGGTGATGCGCGTGTCGGTGCCGATTCAGCTTGTGGGCGTGGCGGTGGGCGTGAAGGCCCAGGGCGGCATTCTGGAGCATGTGCTTCGCGAGGTCGAGATCGAGTGCCTTCCGGCGGACATTCCGAGCCACCTGGATGTGGACATCTCGGGCCTGGAACTGCATGGACTGATTCGCGTGAAGGACCTGCCGCACTCGGGCAGCATCAAGTTCCTCGAAGACGAGGATACGACTGTGGCCCATGTGACGGTCATCAAGGAAGAGGCTGCGCCGGTTGCAGAGGAAGGCGCTGCAGCTCCGACGGAGCCGGAAGTGGCGAAGAAGGGCAAGACGGACGAAGCTGCCGCTGCTCCTGCCGCCGACGCGAAGAAGAAGTAG
- the pth gene encoding aminoacyl-tRNA hydrolase, with amino-acid sequence MKLIVGLGNPGIEYQFTPHNAGFLAVDRIAEVLGVSVVNRRGRALTAKARFAGQDVLLAKPETFMNLSGLSVAALVDELELDPSADVIVIYDELAFPLGQFRLAQRGSANGHNGVKSISGVLGTEEWIRIRIGVGKPALADGREIKAGGRDYLLTPMRRQELAVLDEVLDRVKDAVEVVLTKGVGAAMNEFNRKPGEPEGNGEAKGK; translated from the coding sequence GTGAAGCTGATTGTCGGTCTTGGGAATCCCGGTATCGAGTATCAGTTCACGCCGCATAATGCAGGGTTTCTGGCGGTGGACCGGATCGCAGAGGTTTTGGGCGTTTCGGTGGTGAACCGCAGGGGCCGAGCGTTGACAGCGAAGGCGAGGTTTGCGGGACAGGATGTTCTGCTGGCGAAGCCGGAGACGTTTATGAACCTGAGCGGGCTTTCGGTGGCCGCTCTGGTGGATGAGTTGGAGCTGGACCCGTCGGCGGACGTGATTGTGATCTACGACGAGCTGGCGTTTCCGCTGGGACAGTTTCGGCTGGCTCAGCGGGGTTCGGCGAACGGGCACAACGGAGTGAAGTCGATCTCCGGGGTGCTGGGCACGGAAGAGTGGATCCGCATCCGGATTGGCGTGGGCAAGCCTGCGCTGGCGGATGGGCGGGAGATTAAGGCGGGCGGCAGGGATTATCTGCTGACGCCGATGCGCAGGCAGGAGCTTGCGGTGCTGGATGAGGTGCTCGACCGGGTGAAGGACGCGGTCGAGGTGGTGCTGACGAAGGGCGTTGGCGCCGCGATGAATGAGTTCAACCGGAAGCCCGGCGAGCCGGAAGGCAACGGCGAGGCGAAGGGGAAGTAA
- the rpsF gene encoding 30S ribosomal protein S6 — translation MNRTYEVMYIVRPDVEEADIDKLIEGFEKNVTDGGGEVKSTEKMGRRRLAYTVRKFNDGFYVLMTIAAAGSLVGEIERRLRVSEQVIKFITVRIDEEEKRLAKIKAIRGTKVKRSSLPAEVETVAAVAAEAPAAAEAAAESASA, via the coding sequence ATGAATCGCACGTATGAAGTGATGTACATCGTTCGCCCTGATGTTGAGGAAGCGGACATCGACAAGCTGATCGAAGGCTTCGAGAAGAACGTGACCGACGGCGGCGGCGAGGTGAAGTCGACCGAGAAGATGGGTCGGCGCAGGCTGGCCTACACGGTACGCAAGTTCAACGACGGGTTTTATGTGCTGATGACGATTGCGGCCGCGGGCTCGCTGGTTGGCGAGATCGAGCGCAGGCTGCGCGTCTCCGAGCAGGTGATCAAGTTCATCACCGTGCGCATCGACGAAGAGGAGAAGCGCCTGGCGAAGATCAAGGCCATTCGCGGCACGAAGGTGAAGCGCAGCTCGCTGCCCGCTGAGGTCGAGACTGTCGCGGCTGTCGCGGCTGAGGCCCCGGCCGCTGCCGAGGCTGCTGCCGAGAGCGCGAGCGCTTAG
- the rpsR gene encoding 30S ribosomal protein S18 produces the protein MADETTSTPSTEQTSAPRPAHSGPRPPRPAGGPGGGPGGRKFFRRKKVCKFCTEKIDQISYRDVRLLQGFVAERGKIVPRRLTGVCTRHQRRLSLAIKQSRNIALLAFAARF, from the coding sequence ATGGCTGACGAGACGACCAGCACACCATCGACTGAACAAACATCTGCACCACGCCCTGCCCACTCGGGCCCGCGCCCGCCGCGCCCCGCGGGCGGTCCTGGCGGCGGCCCCGGCGGACGGAAGTTTTTCCGCCGCAAGAAGGTCTGCAAGTTCTGCACGGAGAAGATCGACCAGATCTCGTACCGCGACGTGCGCCTGCTGCAGGGCTTTGTGGCCGAGCGCGGCAAGATTGTTCCGCGCCGCCTGACGGGCGTTTGCACACGGCACCAGCGCCGCCTGAGCCTGGCAATCAAGCAGTCGCGCAACATCGCCCTGCTTGCCTTTGCCGCGCGCTTCTAA
- the rplI gene encoding 50S ribosomal protein L9, protein MEVILKEDVNKLGHRGDVVKVADGYGRNYLLPGKLAIEATAANKAVIEQMKASAVRKSAKEKVEASALAEQLNAVELVFERKSGENDHLFGSVTSSDIAHELAAKGFTIDRRKIALDDPLKTIGEYHVPVKLHREVTSHVKVTVKGDREEVAEAPAAEATA, encoded by the coding sequence ATGGAAGTCATTCTGAAAGAAGATGTGAATAAGCTGGGCCACCGCGGCGACGTGGTGAAAGTGGCTGACGGCTATGGCCGCAACTACCTGCTGCCCGGAAAGCTCGCCATTGAGGCGACGGCAGCGAACAAGGCCGTGATCGAGCAGATGAAGGCCTCGGCCGTGCGCAAGTCGGCGAAGGAGAAGGTGGAAGCCTCGGCGCTGGCGGAGCAGCTCAACGCGGTCGAGCTGGTGTTTGAGCGCAAGTCGGGCGAGAACGATCACCTGTTCGGCTCGGTGACGTCGAGCGACATTGCGCACGAGCTTGCCGCGAAGGGCTTCACGATCGACCGGCGCAAGATTGCGCTGGACGATCCGCTGAAGACCATCGGCGAGTACCACGTTCCCGTGAAGCTGCACCGCGAGGTGACCAGCCACGTGAAGGTGACGGTGAAGGGCGACCGCGAAGAGGTTGCCGAAGCACCGGCTGCTGAAGCTACGGCGTAA
- the hemL gene encoding glutamate-1-semialdehyde 2,1-aminomutase: MPLNLTESRKLQHRAEQLLPGGVDSPVRAFRAVGGDPPFITHAEGAYLYDADGNRYLDYFGSWGPMILGHAFPPVVQAIQQAATRSASFGASTAAESDLAELVRRCVPSIGKLRFVSSGTEACMTAIRLARGFTGRKFVIKFEGCYHGHSDAMLVKAGSGVATLGIPGSAGVPEETAMHTIALPFNDLEAIRAAFVARPQEIACVIVEPVVGNAGTIPPNPGYLEGLRALTREHGALLILDEVMTGFRVSLGGAQQLYNIQPDLTTLGKIIGGGLPCAAFGGRADIMDHLAPVGPVYQAGTLSGNPLAMAAGIATLNELIAREHEIYPALERTTASIAEGVSKIARESGVDLTTNRVGSMFTWFFTAQTVTNYTDAAKSNTSAFGHFHRAMLEAGVWLPPSQYEAAFVSTAHGQREIDITLEAARKALATVTTNR; encoded by the coding sequence GCGCCGTCGGCGGCGACCCTCCCTTCATCACCCACGCCGAGGGCGCCTACCTCTACGACGCCGACGGCAACCGCTACCTCGACTACTTCGGCTCCTGGGGCCCCATGATCCTCGGCCACGCCTTCCCGCCCGTCGTCCAGGCCATCCAGCAAGCCGCCACGCGCAGCGCCAGCTTCGGAGCCTCCACCGCAGCCGAATCCGACCTCGCCGAGCTGGTTCGCCGCTGCGTCCCATCGATAGGAAAACTCCGCTTCGTCAGCTCCGGCACCGAAGCCTGTATGACCGCCATCCGCCTCGCCCGCGGCTTCACCGGGCGCAAGTTCGTCATCAAATTCGAAGGCTGCTACCACGGCCACTCCGACGCCATGCTCGTCAAAGCAGGCAGCGGCGTAGCAACGCTCGGCATCCCCGGCTCCGCAGGCGTGCCCGAAGAGACCGCGATGCACACCATCGCGCTCCCGTTCAACGACCTCGAAGCCATCCGCGCCGCATTCGTCGCTCGCCCCCAAGAGATAGCCTGCGTCATCGTCGAACCAGTCGTCGGCAACGCCGGCACCATCCCGCCGAACCCCGGCTATCTCGAAGGCCTGCGCGCACTCACGCGAGAGCACGGCGCGCTGCTCATCCTCGATGAGGTGATGACCGGCTTCCGCGTCTCGCTCGGCGGCGCGCAGCAGCTCTACAACATCCAGCCCGACCTGACCACGCTCGGCAAGATCATCGGCGGTGGCCTGCCCTGCGCCGCATTCGGCGGACGCGCCGACATCATGGACCACCTCGCCCCGGTCGGCCCCGTCTATCAGGCCGGAACGCTCAGCGGAAATCCGCTCGCCATGGCCGCGGGCATCGCCACACTCAACGAGCTGATCGCCCGCGAGCACGAAATCTACCCCGCACTCGAACGCACCACAGCCTCCATCGCCGAAGGCGTATCAAAAATCGCCCGCGAAAGCGGCGTAGACCTCACAACCAACCGCGTAGGCTCCATGTTCACCTGGTTCTTCACCGCGCAGACGGTCACAAATTACACCGACGCGGCAAAGTCGAACACATCCGCCTTCGGCCACTTCCACCGCGCCATGCTCGAAGCCGGAGTCTGGCTACCGCCCAGCCAGTACGAAGCCGCCTTCGTCTCCACCGCCCACGGCCAACGCGAGATCGACATAACGCTCGAAGCCGCCCGCAAGGCCCTTGCGACCGTCACCACGAATCGTTAG